The Candidatus Hydrogenedentota bacterium genome includes a window with the following:
- a CDS encoding 4-phosphoerythronate dehydrogenase: MGTCTIGEDHIDKAYLAAQRSGFSSAPGCNANSVAEYIVTAILALAQKHHFNPADLKLGIVGVGNVGTKVWQKATALGMQCVLNDPPLQAASQDPVYRPLTEIQECPIITFHVPLNKGGAYPTRHLADERFLAALRPGTIIFNTSRGAVVDNQALKGALRNRHIAAAVLDVWEHEPTPDLELLRLTDIATPHIAGYSFDGKVNGTRQIYDALCTFLGLPISWDPRPFLPAPPLPELHIDTEDPEILVKTVLKAYDLAGDDERMRKIFVEGQGQEGLFFDGLRKEYPVRREFFNTTLHLKEEENPLKAVFSGIGFTVL; encoded by the coding sequence GTGGGCACTTGCACCATTGGCGAGGATCATATCGACAAAGCATATCTTGCTGCGCAAAGGAGTGGCTTTTCCAGCGCGCCGGGCTGCAATGCGAACAGTGTCGCCGAATACATCGTTACGGCTATACTGGCGCTGGCGCAAAAGCACCACTTCAATCCTGCCGATTTAAAATTGGGTATTGTTGGCGTCGGTAATGTGGGCACGAAAGTGTGGCAGAAAGCGACGGCGCTGGGCATGCAGTGCGTCTTAAATGATCCGCCCCTGCAAGCAGCGAGCCAAGATCCTGTTTATAGACCCTTAACAGAGATTCAAGAGTGCCCTATCATCACGTTTCACGTGCCTCTGAACAAAGGCGGCGCCTATCCAACCCGGCATTTGGCCGATGAACGTTTTCTCGCCGCGCTGCGGCCCGGCACGATTATCTTCAACACTTCACGGGGCGCTGTTGTAGACAACCAAGCTTTGAAAGGGGCGCTGCGCAATAGGCATATTGCCGCCGCCGTACTGGATGTTTGGGAGCATGAACCTACGCCTGATCTCGAACTCTTGCGGCTCACCGACATTGCGACGCCTCACATTGCGGGCTACTCCTTTGACGGCAAAGTAAATGGTACCCGTCAGATTTACGATGCCTTATGCACTTTTCTGGGGCTGCCGATCTCGTGGGATCCCCGGCCTTTTCTGCCTGCGCCGCCCCTGCCTGAGCTGCACATTGACACTGAAGATCCTGAAATCCTCGTGAAGACCGTATTGAAGGCTTATGACCTTGCCGGCGACGATGAACGGATGCGCAAGATCTTTGTTGAGGGGCAAGGTCAAGAAGGGTTGTTTTTCGACGGTCTGCGCAAAGAATATCCGGTCCGCCGCGAATTTTTCAATACGACACTCCACCTGAAAGAAGAGGAGAATCCCCTGAAAGCGGTCTTTTCCGGGATCGGTTTTACTGTGCTATAA
- a CDS encoding DUF2088 domain-containing protein, with amino-acid sequence MVLQHINETGYLSDSDIESFVLEALEKEAIDGKRILFIIPDQTRSMPMPQMFRALHKAAHHRAKQMDFLIALGTHPALSDSMIGTLLGISAEERHGQFKDVGIFNHEWQNPGALASIGTLDRKEIAAISGGLLEESVEVTINKRVLDYDLICIVGPVFPHEVVGMSGGNKYFFPGVSGADILNLFHWLGALITNYAINGTKYTPVRAVVDKAAALIPVEKRCFCLNVTGKDTKAIFYGTPETAWSAAADLSAKTHIIYKEHPFNSVLALAPPMYDELWVAGKCMYKLEPVVADQGELIIYGKHIRQVSETHGHLIRQVGYHVRDYFLKQMDAFTHIPGGILAHSTHVKGMGSFENGVEIPRVHVTLATSIPEEECKTINLGYRDPDSIRIADWQDREDEGKLLVHNAGEILYRLTDHGTRL; translated from the coding sequence ATGGTTTTACAGCATATCAATGAGACAGGCTATCTCAGTGATTCCGATATCGAATCTTTTGTTCTGGAAGCGCTGGAAAAGGAAGCGATCGACGGGAAACGCATCCTTTTTATTATTCCCGACCAGACACGGAGCATGCCCATGCCGCAAATGTTCCGTGCGTTGCACAAGGCCGCCCACCACCGCGCCAAACAAATGGATTTTCTCATCGCCCTCGGCACCCACCCGGCGCTGAGCGACTCCATGATCGGGACCCTGCTAGGCATCAGCGCCGAAGAACGGCATGGCCAATTTAAGGACGTGGGTATCTTCAATCATGAATGGCAAAATCCGGGGGCGCTGGCATCTATCGGCACCTTGGACCGCAAAGAAATCGCAGCAATCTCCGGCGGCTTACTCGAAGAATCGGTAGAAGTAACCATTAACAAACGCGTCCTTGATTATGATCTGATCTGCATTGTGGGGCCCGTGTTCCCCCATGAAGTGGTCGGTATGAGCGGCGGCAACAAATACTTTTTCCCGGGCGTGTCCGGCGCGGATATCCTCAATCTCTTTCATTGGCTCGGAGCGCTCATCACGAACTACGCCATTAACGGCACCAAATATACGCCGGTTCGTGCTGTGGTGGACAAAGCCGCAGCCTTGATCCCTGTTGAAAAGCGCTGCTTTTGCCTGAACGTGACGGGCAAAGATACGAAGGCGATTTTCTACGGTACGCCGGAAACAGCTTGGAGCGCCGCAGCCGATTTAAGCGCGAAGACACACATCATCTATAAGGAGCACCCCTTCAACAGCGTTCTTGCCCTTGCCCCGCCCATGTATGATGAACTGTGGGTGGCAGGCAAATGCATGTATAAATTAGAGCCTGTCGTGGCGGATCAGGGTGAACTCATTATCTACGGCAAACATATACGCCAAGTGAGTGAGACCCACGGCCATCTTATCCGTCAGGTGGGTTACCATGTGCGCGATTATTTCCTCAAACAAATGGACGCCTTCACCCATATCCCCGGCGGGATCCTCGCCCACTCCACCCATGTCAAGGGCATGGGCAGCTTTGAAAATGGCGTGGAAATACCGCGCGTACACGTGACCCTTGCCACGTCCATCCCGGAAGAGGAATGTAAGACGATTAATTTGGGTTACCGTGATCCGGACAGCATCCGTATCGCGGACTGGCAAGATCGTGAAGACGAGGGCAAGCTGCTTGTGCATAATGCGGGCGAAATCTTGTATCGATTGACCGATCACGGAACGCGCCTCTAA